The window CCGGCCCGGAAGTGCCGGAGCCGGGCCATGAGATCGGAGAGTTTGTCCTGCCAGGACGTGGGGATGCCCAGGCCGCGATTGCTTGCCAGCTGGCGAATGGCCCATGCGCCGGTCACGAGCGGGACGAGATACATGAGCGGCACGAACCAGACGGAGTCTTCCGCACTGTTGCCGGCATAGAAGGTCATCCATCGAATGACCAGGGCTGCCCCGACCGCGCTGATCGTCGGATGCATGCGGGCCTCGCGATGAGAGCGGGCGTCGCTGCTGACCACAAGCGCGATCAGGCCGAAAAGCAGCGGGTAGGTCCATTCGGTGAAGCGCCGGTGGAGTTCCGCGGTAAAGGCCAGCGGCGCTCTCTTGAAGGCGGGGTCTTCCGGGTCGGGATTCAAGAGGTAGAAAAGGTCGCGGTCCTTGGCCCGGATGTTTGCCTCTCCCGCAGACTTCGTCATGTCCGTGAGGTCGAAGGCGTAGGAATCGAACTTGATGACCGACACGCCGCCATCAGGCAGTTTGCGGTGAACCTCGCCGTCCTTCATCACCAGCGCGGAACTCTCCTCGTCCACCGCGCCTTCGCGCGCGTAATAGACGAGCTCGAAGTTCGGATTGCGCGAATCGGCAACGAAGATGCCGTGCAGCACGCCGCCGCTGCGCCGGGCGCCCACCTGCACGTAGAGCCCGTCCGTGATCTTGCGGAAGGAATTCTCCTGTACCACGGAAGACAGCAGGTCGGCATGCGCGGTCGCGATCATCTTGCGGACGGCGACGCGCGAATAGGGCTCCACGAAATTGTCGATCGCAAAGGAAAGGATGCTTAACCCGGCCGCGAGATAGATGACCGGCCGTATGATAGACATGCGCGAACTGCCGGCGGCGTTGAGCACGGTCAGCTCCGAATCGCTGTTCATTGCGCTCAGCGTCTGCGTCACGCCGATCACGAGCGCGAAAGGCAGGATGATCGGAACGACGGACGGCAGGATCAGCGTCGCGAGCTTCAGGAAAGCCAGCACCGATTGGCCGCTGTCGGTCACGAGATTGACATTGGTGAGCGCTTGCGTGGTCCAGACGATTCCGAGCAGCGGCAGGAGCGTCGCGAGGAACATGATCGCCGCGCGCCGGAAAATGTAGCGTTCGATCAGCTTCATAGACGTTTCCGGTCAACATCCTGCTTGAGACCACGATCCCGCAGATTAGGCATCGTGATCGATTCCAACAAGCGGTGCGGGATGCGCGTTTCGCCATTCCGCCCCGCCGCCTTGCCGTCCGCGCGAATCGCCACTGGCGCTGCCCGACCGGACCGGTTCTCGTTCCTGCGTTACAAATCAGAATCTGGAACAACAGGGATAATATAAGGCGAAGAACTGCGGTTAAGCGCATGTAAACATGTGCGGCCATCTTGCCAAGCGATTCAAAAGCGAGAAGGGTACGCGCCACGGTCTTGATCGCGGCCGACATTGCGAATGTCGCCCACTGTAGCTGCCCGGTAACAGACCGGGCGCCTCCCAATCAGAAGTGTCCGGAGTCCTGCATGCCGATGAAGTTCGAGTTCACCTTCGTGAAATCCCACCGCCCGGCCGGCGGCGTCGCCGTTCTGCTGCAGGTGGCGAATCCCAAGGAAGCGGCCGGCGCGGCTGTAGCCGATCCTGAAGGGATTATCGCTAAGGCGGCAAAGATAGGCAAGTTCACGGGCAAGGCGCTCTCGACCCTCGACATCGTCGCTCCGCACGGATCGCCGGCCGATCGAATCGTTCTTCTCGGCCTCGGCGGCGCGGCTGATGTTACGAATCACGATTGGCTGAAAGCCGGCGGCGCGGCGGCTGCCAAGTTGCGCAAGGCCGAGAAAGCGACGATCTTCCTCGATGCTCCGGGCATCGACGTCACCGGCAAGGCAGCCGCGGACTTTGCGCTCGGCATGGAAATGAACGCCTATGCCTTCGACAGCTACAAGACGCGCAAGTCCGACGACGAAGCGAAAACGCCCCAGAAGCCAGTGAAGGTCACGATCGTCACCGGCGCGGTGATCGCCGCCAAGAAGGCCTTCGCCACGGCCCAGTCGGTGGGCGAGGGCGTCTTTCTGGCGCGCGACCTCGTCAACGAGCCGGCCAATGTTCTCGGCCCGGTGGAGTTCGCCGCACGT is drawn from Sinorhizobium sojae CCBAU 05684 and contains these coding sequences:
- the lptF gene encoding LPS export ABC transporter permease LptF, translated to MKLIERYIFRRAAIMFLATLLPLLGIVWTTQALTNVNLVTDSGQSVLAFLKLATLILPSVVPIILPFALVIGVTQTLSAMNSDSELTVLNAAGSSRMSIIRPVIYLAAGLSILSFAIDNFVEPYSRVAVRKMIATAHADLLSSVVQENSFRKITDGLYVQVGARRSGGVLHGIFVADSRNPNFELVYYAREGAVDEESSALVMKDGEVHRKLPDGGVSVIKFDSYAFDLTDMTKSAGEANIRAKDRDLFYLLNPDPEDPAFKRAPLAFTAELHRRFTEWTYPLLFGLIALVVSSDARSHREARMHPTISAVGAALVIRWMTFYAGNSAEDSVWFVPLMYLVPLVTGAWAIRQLASNRGLGIPTSWQDKLSDLMARLRHFRAGADAGPAS